The Corticium candelabrum unplaced genomic scaffold, ooCorCand1.1 SCAFFOLD_85, whole genome shotgun sequence sequence TTAGCGTCGcctttttgtctgtatgttatGGTAGTGGTAATActgattgttgtgtgttgcagGCTGTTGGATTTGCTAGAGATTATTGCTCCGTTTAGACACTTCAACAAGTTGAGAGAGTTTGTGGACTTGCGGCTTCCACCAGGATTTCCTGTTAAAGCAGGTGATGCTAGTATGGTGTGACTGTGGAATGATGATGAGGGAGTAGCATGCTGGCATATGGTGGGATAGACAGGCTGGCATTAGATTGATTATAATGATAGATGATCAAACAAgctgagacagacagatagacagaacagacagacggatggatggatggatggacagacagacagacaggcggatggacagacagacagacagatggacagacagacagatggacagacaggtagatggacagacagacagatgggcagatagacagacagacaaacacactgatgATGTAGACTGTTGAGTAGTTTGCATGCACTGCAGTCCTGTACTTAAGTGTCCCTTTCGTGTTCATGCAGAAATCCCAGTGTTACCAACTATCACGGCTCAGGCAACGTTTCAAGACTTTGTAGTGAAAGATGATATCCCAGCACATATTTTCCTTATTCCCAGAGATTACAAGGTAAACTGTGAGTAGAGAAGAAGTGGAACAGTTTAGTGTATtttgagatgcatccctcaaATAcgacagtctagtgtattttGAGATGCGTCCCTCCAATAcgacagtctagtgtattgtgagatgcatccctccaatacaatagtctagtgtattgtgagatgcatccctccaatacactagtctagtgcattgtgagatgcatccctccaatacaacagtctagtgtattgtgagatgcatccctccaatacaatagtctaatgcaacaactgtctgttaTAGGAGGACCCTTCAAGATTTCCTGATGTCTGACATCGATGCGGCACTCTAATATGCAATGTGTGGATTGATTTCATGCTAGCAGAAGCTAGTAAAGCTTATTTATTCTTATAAAGTTTACGATGACTGTTGACCATTAGATTTATACATATGACTGTGCATAAGTATGGTATTTTAGATGGCGATTATTTCCTCTTCTTTCCCTTTTTCTTCTTTGGTTGTTGAGAAGCTACTAAGGTGTCCTCAACTGTGGCTGTCGCTTGACCTTGCTTGCTTATACGAGACTTTAGCTTCGGTATCATTGATCCAATGTACTGATAAAGTGCTTTTCCTAGTTGAAAAGAATGTGAAATGATAACATAGTGTTTGACAAACGTTGCTCAGAGCTACATCAGGGTGTGTCCTGAGGGATACATCTCTCTAATAGTCcaatgtattatgagatgtATCTCTTGAATGACAAGaatgtaatgtattgtgagatgcatcccttcaatacaaaagtgtaatgtattgtgagatgcacatcccttcaatacgaaagtgtaatgtattgtgagatgcatcccttcaatacaaaagtgtaatgtattgtgagatgcacatcccttcaatacaaaaGTGTAATGTATAGTGAGATGCgtatcccttcaatacaaaagtgtaatgtattgtgagatgcacccATTCAATACAAAGTGTAATGtatagtgagatgcatcccttcaatacaaaaGTGTAATGTatcgtgagatgcatcccttcaatacaaaaGTGTAATGTATAGTGAGATGCgtatcccttcaatacaaaagtgtaatgtattgtgagatgcacccATTCAATACAAagtgtaatgtattgtgagatgcatcccttcaatacaaaagttgtgagatgcatccctatAATATGTCTTACTGTGAGGGAATTGTTCGCTGCTCGGTGAGCCGTCTGCATTCCTTAATTGTACACGGACTCGACCAGCAAATGTTGGATCTCGTGATAAATCTCGACAGTAGTGCTTGTTCATCTTAGCAACACAAAGTCGTGAGTTCATGACAATCTCACTCGGATCAAACGACAACGAAGTACTTACTTCTACGTCACAATTCAGACCAAGGCTAATGCAGACATCACGGATTTCGGCACATGTTGGATTGTCCACAGCCTATAAAATTGATGAagtgttacacacacacacacacacacacacacacacacacacacacacacacacacacacacacacacaaacacacacacaaacacacacacacacacacacacacacacacacacacacacacacacgtatgcataGACAGAGAAGATGTGTAATGTGTACACCTTGTCTTTGGGTATTTTCCTTCCTTCTGGTATGCTTCTTCTCGAATTGAGATAAGATGGGTAAATGCATATCCATCTGCACGTTAGCAATACAATCAGATACAATCAGATACAAAGACGCGTTCACAAAACGACGTACCTTTTCGGATCAGAAGGATCAGACGGTAAATACATATCAGCAGCGGCTGCCATTTCTAGTCACGTGCACCAGGTTAACGCACGTTAACTTAGTCTGCTAATAAATTTCACGCAAACAACCACACTGCATATTTTGTTATATCGTATTGTCATATTGAGGCTACAAACGTTGAAGGACAGATATCTATACACAAGGTTCTAGACTCTCAACGAGACACACAACGCCTAGAACACGCAGTCCACTCAGTTAGCATTGTCCCGTATGTCACGGTTTCACTCATGACGCTTTCTTCGCCAGTTGGAACTTCGTAGCGATCAGCGGTAGAGAGAAACCAAATGCACAATACCCGAagataacaacaaacagtctCGCCTTGTTCTCCGACTGAAACGGCACGCTCTAAAACGAATAAAAAAAATCGTCAACAATGCCACCGTTTAAGAGGCCTCATGACGACAACACAACCGTACCTGACCAGGACCATTTGGAAAATCAACTCTTAGCCTCAGAGACTGAAGAGCTCTCGACCGTAGAGACGATTGAAGAAGGACCCGACTGGCCGACATCCTACATACGGGATTTCGAGGCGTTTAAATCACGTGATTTATAACTGCACTTGATTGGTGCTGATATCTAGAGAACAGTaacaatatttaatatttaacaTGTTAGGTGGAGGGGTGATTTGTTTGTAGTGTGCTTGATTTTTTACGCAATAAATACTGAAGAAGAAAGGACAAATTATTGCGAGTTCCCGGATGTCGACTAGAGCCAGGCGGCATCTGTTGTACGAGGAGAACAGTGAAGATGATGGTTTACAGGATGAAATAGACGAGCACGCGGAAATACGTAGCGGGGATTACTGGGCGGGTGAGTGATTTACTGGCAGTTCTATTTCGTGTGACTGAGATTGTCAAGGTTTGATTTTTGTGTGCCTGATGGATTtgttgtctacttgtgtgtgt is a genomic window containing:
- the LOC134197967 gene encoding signal recognition particle 19 kDa protein-like; amino-acid sequence: MAAAADMYLPSDPSDPKRWICIYPSYLNSRRSIPEGRKIPKDKAVDNPTCAEIRDVCISLGLNCDVEMNKHYCRDLSRDPTFAGRVRVQLRNADGSPSSEQFPHRKALYQYIGSMIPKLKSRISKQGQATATVEDTLVASQQPKKKKGKKRK